Genomic segment of Dehalogenimonas alkenigignens:
AGCCTTATGTTTTGGCTGTTCAGCCCGCCGCAGGCAGGGTGATATGGAATGTCGAGCCACGGCCGGGGCGGCTTTCGACCCTGACCCGGCCGTGATGGGCGGCCACCATCTGTTTGACAATTGCCAGCCCCAGTCCGGCGCCATTGCCCTCGGCGCGGGCGCGAGAATCTTCGACGCGGTAGAACCGGTCGAAGATATGTTCCAGTTGCTCGATGGTCATACCCTCGCCGGTATCCGTCACCGCGGCGGTGACCGCCGGAGTTCCTTCGAGCGTGTCGGGATTGAAAGAGACAGTGATCCGGCCGCCAGCCGGGGTGTGGCGGATGGCGTTGGAAAACAGGTTGGCGAAAACCTGTTCCAACCGCACCCAGTCCCCCGGTACTGAGGGCAGGGCTTCAGCCGCTTCTGAAATCAGGGAGATGCCTTTAGCTTCGGCCAGTGGCTTGAACTGTTCCGCTTTTCGGCGGACCAGGTCTGCCAGGTCAACCGATGACAGTTCCAATTTCAGCTCGCCGGCTTCGGCCAGAGACAGGTCGCGGAGATCAGCGATCAGTCTGGTCAGGACTTGAGATTCGCTTTTAATGATTTTTAACTGCTTCTCATCGGCGGGCAGGACGCCGTCGCTGATCGCGTCAACCGTACCGCTGATGATCGTTAAGGGTGTTCTTAGTTCGTGAGCGACATCGGCAAGCAGCCGCTTGCGGGCTTCCTCGCTCTGCTGCAGCGAACCCGCCATGGCATTGAAAGATTCCGCCAGCCGACCGGCTTCGTCGCCGCTGTCGATCTTCACTCTATAGCCGAGGTTGCCGGAGGCAATTTCCCTGGCGCCGGTGTCAAGCGCCCGGAGCGGCCGGATGAAATTTCGGGCTAGGATGACGGCGAGTACGACAGCGAGGATGACGGCGATACCGCCGGAAAGCCACAACCAGCGGTTGGTTTGATTCAGGAAAGCCTGTTCGGCGGCGACCCCGGTTTGCCCGACGTAGAAAGCCTGACCCACGATCTGGCCCCCGCCGCCCATGCCGCCCTGGAATCCCATCATGGTGCGGATGGTATAGCCGCCGGTCAAATCAGTCTGGCTGAGATTAACCCCGGATAATTCGCCGGCGGTATCGCCGACAATCTGCCCTGAACTGTCGGCAACAACCAACCGGTCGCTGGTGTTGGCCACCAGCTGCGGCAGCAGGTTTTCAACGCCGGCCCACGACCGGTTCTGAGCGTAAAAAACAGCCAGCGTCCGGCTGACTGTTTCAATAAAAGCCGGGCTGGTTTCGATATAAGATTGGAACTGCCGGCTGGTGTTCAGGTTGGTGATAACCGCCATAATGCCTATGGCGATTACGGCTACCATTACAAGCGCCGCGCCCAGCTTCCAGGCCAGGCTTCTCATTTCGGTTCCTCTAATTTGTAACCGGCGCCGTAAATAGTGTGGATGTACGAAGGTTTGGATGCGTCGGGCGCCAGTTTACGCCGGAGATTCTTAATATGGGAGTCTATAGTCCGTTCGTAAGCCTCGTATG
This window contains:
- a CDS encoding sensor histidine kinase, producing the protein MRSLAWKLGAALVMVAVIAIGIMAVITNLNTSRQFQSYIETSPAFIETVSRTLAVFYAQNRSWAGVENLLPQLVANTSDRLVVADSSGQIVGDTAGELSGVNLSQTDLTGGYTIRTMMGFQGGMGGGGQIVGQAFYVGQTGVAAEQAFLNQTNRWLWLSGGIAVILAVVLAVILARNFIRPLRALDTGAREIASGNLGYRVKIDSGDEAGRLAESFNAMAGSLQQSEEARKRLLADVAHELRTPLTIISGTVDAISDGVLPADEKQLKIIKSESQVLTRLIADLRDLSLAEAGELKLELSSVDLADLVRRKAEQFKPLAEAKGISLISEAAEALPSVPGDWVRLEQVFANLFSNAIRHTPAGGRITVSFNPDTLEGTPAVTAAVTDTGEGMTIEQLEHIFDRFYRVEDSRARAEGNGAGLGLAIVKQMVAAHHGRVRVESRPGRGSTFHITLPAAG